A region of Alkalinema sp. FACHB-956 DNA encodes the following proteins:
- a CDS encoding SMI1/KNR4 family protein, which translates to MNQYSQKLGELAIYWLYEDAKTVKIEDIFALEKIIQHQLPQDYTEFLMNYNVIAFDNYVEFPLIEECFGEDWKSIDLFWGIVYDEARDIGHQYINNYKDRLPNGLLPIASDAGDNIICIGIAEDIKGEIYFWDFEEELHDPDDEDLEDPFYNTCLVAHSFSEFINSMRIEEELD; encoded by the coding sequence ATGAATCAGTATTCACAGAAACTCGGTGAGCTAGCCATATATTGGTTGTATGAAGATGCTAAGACAGTTAAGATCGAGGATATTTTCGCGCTGGAAAAAATAATACAACATCAGTTACCTCAAGACTACACCGAATTTCTGATGAATTATAATGTAATTGCATTCGATAACTATGTTGAATTTCCTTTAATAGAAGAGTGCTTTGGAGAAGATTGGAAGTCGATCGACCTTTTTTGGGGGATTGTATACGATGAAGCTAGAGATATTGGTCATCAGTATATAAATAACTATAAAGATAGACTTCCTAATGGGTTGCTTCCGATCGCTAGTGATGCCGGAGATAACATCATTTGCATTGGGATAGCTGAGGATATTAAAGGTGAAATTTATTTTTGGGATTTCGAAGAAGAACTTCACGATCCTGATGATGAAGATCTAGAGGACCCCTTCTACAATACTTGCCTAGTTGCTCATTCATTTAGTGAGTTTATTAACTCAATGCGCATTGAAGAAGAACTAGATTAG
- a CDS encoding Rpn family recombination-promoting nuclease/putative transposase, whose amino-acid sequence MSFDSTCRRLAEQFPEDIAQWLLGRPIQSTLLKPTELSLEPIRADNLILLEGDADILHVEWQTDPTQVMPMRLADYRLRIHRKAPDKTIHQVVIYLRKIDSPLVQQNYFEIAGMYAEYNVIRIWEVPVTELMQAPGLLPFAALGQTDNPERTLRDAVQAMKQVNNPEQQHELLGAAYLLGGLVLERELIGRIIRRDVCASPLPIKPSWKKAARKGVRKVARKAGKKVFRKVADRWSSAYYGKAQRLI is encoded by the coding sequence ATGAGTTTCGATAGCACCTGTCGGCGACTAGCCGAACAATTTCCCGAAGACATTGCCCAATGGCTCCTCGGCAGACCCATTCAATCCACCCTTCTCAAACCCACCGAACTGTCCCTCGAACCCATCCGCGCCGATAACCTGATTTTACTCGAAGGCGATGCCGACATCCTGCACGTAGAATGGCAAACCGACCCCACCCAAGTCATGCCCATGCGCCTTGCCGACTATCGCCTGCGCATCCACCGCAAAGCCCCCGATAAAACCATCCATCAAGTCGTCATCTACCTACGCAAAATCGATTCCCCCCTCGTCCAGCAAAACTACTTCGAAATCGCAGGCATGTACGCCGAGTACAACGTCATTCGGATCTGGGAAGTTCCCGTCACAGAACTCATGCAGGCTCCCGGTCTATTGCCCTTTGCCGCCCTCGGCCAGACCGATAACCCCGAACGCACCTTGCGCGATGCGGTACAAGCCATGAAACAGGTTAACAACCCAGAGCAGCAGCATGAGTTACTGGGTGCAGCCTACTTACTCGGTGGGTTAGTATTAGAACGAGAGTTGATTGGTCGAATCATTCGGAGGGATGTTTGCGCGAGTCCGTTACCTATCAAGCCGTCTTGGAAGAAGGCCGCGAGGAAGGGCGTCAGGAAGGTCGCGAGGAAGGCAGGCAAGAAGGTCTTCAGGAAGGTCGCCGATCGCTGGTCATCAGCCTATTACGGGAAGGCGCAGAGATTGATCTGA
- a CDS encoding bifunctional sterol desaturase/short chain dehydrogenase, giving the protein MQLLWGLIGWGVVSVILAEVTRDIYHIAGHYWQPLKRHHMAHHKAYRRDLTMTTLENYKQAQLYNDVPESLAMMGVTALAAVLTAQLGMWFGCLYSLAFLIPAAARSQGWLLQTDFSHKPGALVTIPSQWKVNRSYHWRHHFDEMNAYYCGHFTFVDRLLGTSLALKGKVVAVTGASGGMGRALIDELCQQGAQVVALTTRPGAEFPPEVRVQRWQLGAEADLVAQLQDVDILVINHGMNVYGDRSAQAIQEIYEVNAFSVLRLANAFFSTVTGPTDRATKELWVNTSEAEVNPAFSPLYELSKRTVGDLLTLQRLDAPCIIRKLILGPFKSPLNPYGIMSARWVAWAIVALAKRDVRNIIVTINPITYLVFPIHEFFQSLYFRLFTRRSRAVAPDASELVNAK; this is encoded by the coding sequence ATGCAGTTACTGTGGGGATTGATTGGGTGGGGCGTTGTTTCAGTCATCCTGGCTGAAGTGACGCGGGACATTTACCATATTGCGGGGCACTACTGGCAACCGTTAAAGCGGCACCATATGGCCCATCACAAAGCCTATCGTCGAGATCTGACGATGACGACTCTAGAGAACTATAAACAGGCGCAACTCTATAATGATGTGCCGGAATCTCTGGCGATGATGGGAGTGACGGCCCTGGCCGCTGTATTGACGGCGCAACTGGGGATGTGGTTTGGGTGCCTGTATTCCCTGGCCTTTTTGATTCCTGCGGCGGCTCGCTCCCAAGGCTGGTTGCTGCAAACGGACTTCAGCCATAAGCCCGGTGCATTGGTCACGATTCCCAGTCAGTGGAAGGTGAATCGCTCTTACCATTGGCGACACCACTTCGACGAGATGAATGCTTACTATTGTGGGCATTTCACCTTTGTCGATCGCCTGTTGGGAACCAGTTTGGCCCTGAAAGGCAAGGTCGTTGCGGTGACGGGGGCCTCCGGCGGGATGGGTCGGGCACTGATTGATGAGCTATGCCAGCAGGGAGCCCAAGTGGTCGCCCTCACGACCCGTCCCGGCGCAGAATTCCCCCCAGAAGTTCGGGTGCAGCGTTGGCAGCTTGGGGCCGAGGCTGATTTAGTCGCTCAGCTTCAGGATGTGGATATTTTGGTCATCAACCATGGCATGAACGTCTATGGCGATCGATCGGCCCAGGCCATCCAGGAAATCTATGAAGTCAATGCCTTTTCGGTGTTGCGACTGGCCAATGCCTTTTTCAGCACAGTGACAGGCCCAACGGACAGAGCTACGAAGGAACTGTGGGTGAACACCTCGGAAGCGGAAGTCAATCCGGCCTTTAGTCCGCTCTATGAACTCTCCAAACGTACCGTAGGAGATTTGCTCACGTTACAGCGGTTGGATGCGCCCTGCATTATTCGCAAGTTAATCCTGGGGCCGTTTAAGAGTCCGTTGAATCCCTACGGCATTATGTCAGCCCGCTGGGTAGCTTGGGCGATCGTGGCCTTGGCCAAGCGGGATGTTCGCAACATCATTGTGACGATCAATCCGATCACCTATCTGGTGTTTCCCATACATGAGTTTTTCCAGTCATTGTATTTCCGGTTGTTTACCCGTCGTTCCCGTGCAGTGGCTCCTGATGCTAGCGAATTGGTCAATGCTAAATAA
- a CDS encoding FAD-binding domain-containing protein — protein MSDLILFWHRRDLRIADNVGLAMARQKTRKVVGIFCLDPSILQRDDVADVRVDYLLGSLRSLAQRYREAGSQLLFLHDRPTEAIPKLAKNLAATAVYWNWDVEPYAQERDNALIHALHDVGVEVVTAWDQLLHTPQEIFAKATQAPYTVYTPFWKNWRSQPKAEPYAELTGAIGLSETEQETVQRTGVIELPTLKELGFSWDNGQILEPGELAAQQRLNEFTEQHIGDYDTERNFPANSGTSTLSPALKFGTIGIRTVWAATQTAMEQARSEETQGGITTWQQELAWREFYQHVLFHFPELEQGAYRAPFKNFPWDNQEDRFQAWCEGRTGYPIVDAAMRQLNETGWMHNRCRMIVASFLTKDLILDFRWGEKYFMQRLVDGDLAANNGGWQWSASSGMDPKPLRIFNPASQAQKFDADGEYIRRWLPELRSVETEELISGKIDKGSRDRSGYPQPIVDHAVQQRIFKERYAAQKASTEGAKTTI, from the coding sequence ATGTCTGACCTCATCCTATTTTGGCACCGTCGAGATTTGCGCATCGCCGACAATGTGGGGTTGGCCATGGCTCGCCAAAAAACACGCAAAGTCGTGGGGATATTCTGCTTAGATCCTAGCATTTTGCAACGGGATGACGTGGCTGACGTGCGAGTGGATTACCTGCTAGGCAGCTTACGATCGCTGGCGCAACGGTATCGTGAGGCGGGCAGTCAGTTGTTGTTCCTGCACGATCGGCCCACGGAAGCGATTCCTAAGCTGGCGAAAAATCTAGCCGCAACTGCTGTGTATTGGAACTGGGATGTGGAGCCCTATGCCCAGGAACGGGATAATGCCCTGATTCATGCCCTGCACGACGTGGGCGTTGAAGTCGTAACCGCCTGGGATCAACTGCTGCATACCCCCCAGGAAATCTTCGCCAAAGCCACCCAAGCCCCCTACACCGTTTACACACCCTTCTGGAAAAATTGGCGCAGTCAGCCCAAAGCAGAGCCCTATGCAGAATTAACAGGTGCGATCGGGCTATCAGAAACGGAACAGGAAACAGTCCAACGAACGGGTGTAATTGAATTACCAACGTTAAAGGAATTAGGATTCAGTTGGGATAATGGGCAGATTTTGGAACCGGGTGAACTAGCAGCGCAACAACGGTTAAACGAATTCACCGAGCAACACATTGGTGATTACGACACCGAACGGAACTTTCCCGCTAACTCCGGTACCTCCACCCTCAGCCCAGCCCTCAAATTTGGCACGATCGGGATTCGGACCGTTTGGGCCGCGACACAAACCGCCATGGAACAGGCCCGCAGCGAAGAAACCCAAGGGGGCATTACCACCTGGCAGCAGGAATTAGCATGGCGGGAATTTTACCAGCATGTACTCTTTCATTTTCCCGAACTAGAGCAGGGAGCCTATCGCGCTCCGTTTAAGAATTTTCCCTGGGATAACCAGGAAGACCGCTTTCAGGCTTGGTGTGAAGGCCGAACGGGATATCCGATCGTCGATGCAGCTATGCGACAGTTGAACGAAACGGGCTGGATGCATAACCGTTGTCGCATGATTGTGGCCAGTTTTCTCACCAAGGATTTGATTTTAGATTTTCGCTGGGGGGAAAAGTATTTCATGCAGCGGCTAGTGGATGGGGATCTGGCGGCGAATAATGGGGGGTGGCAATGGAGTGCATCCAGTGGGATGGATCCCAAGCCCCTGCGAATTTTTAATCCCGCCAGTCAGGCGCAAAAATTTGATGCCGATGGGGAATATATCCGGCGCTGGCTTCCCGAACTGCGCAGTGTCGAGACTGAAGAGTTAATCTCCGGCAAGATCGACAAAGGCAGCCGCGATCGGTCGGGATATCCCCAACCGATCGTCGATCATGCAGTCCAACAGCGGATTTTCAAAGAGCGCTACGCTGCACAAAAGGCCAGTACAGAGGGTGCTAAAACCACAATATAA
- a CDS encoding GntR family transcriptional regulator — protein MAWSRSRRVSLPLHQQISEQLRSEIEAGTYQPGDRLPSEAQLMAQFTVSRITIRRAIANLVQQGLVQSHHGKGVFVTTHDRAIYSLSSPFVWFNEDMVRQGLTPRIQTLLFQAVPPPESVRQTLALPPEVTQVYLQKKFLMVNQVAAALDITYLVPDLGATYAAELKDKMTFPLLEQQGISVDRIDALLSCRQADSETAADLGLPLGSPILVYHHTAYTGDRPILYGETLSSGDRLAYAVTLKK, from the coding sequence ATGGCTTGGTCTCGATCGCGCAGGGTGTCCCTCCCCTTACATCAACAGATTTCCGAACAACTGCGATCGGAGATCGAAGCTGGAACCTATCAACCCGGCGATCGACTGCCCAGCGAAGCCCAACTGATGGCGCAATTTACCGTGAGTCGCATTACCATTCGACGGGCGATCGCGAATCTGGTTCAGCAGGGGTTAGTGCAATCCCACCATGGCAAAGGGGTCTTTGTGACGACCCACGATCGGGCAATTTATTCTCTCTCCAGTCCCTTCGTTTGGTTTAACGAAGACATGGTACGCCAGGGATTAACCCCGCGCATTCAAACCCTCCTATTCCAAGCCGTCCCGCCCCCGGAATCCGTGCGCCAAACCCTAGCCCTGCCGCCGGAAGTGACCCAAGTCTACCTTCAGAAAAAGTTCCTGATGGTGAACCAAGTAGCCGCTGCTTTGGATATTACCTATCTCGTGCCGGATTTAGGTGCAACCTATGCGGCAGAACTGAAGGACAAGATGACCTTTCCCCTACTGGAACAGCAGGGCATTAGCGTCGATCGCATCGATGCGCTACTGTCCTGCCGCCAAGCCGATTCAGAAACCGCTGCGGATCTAGGTTTACCCCTCGGCAGTCCCATTTTGGTCTATCACCATACGGCCTATACGGGCGATCGGCCTATTCTCTACGGCGAAACGCTCTCCAGTGGCGATCGCCTAGCCTACGCTGTTACCTTGAAAAAATAG
- a CDS encoding TIGR04222 domain-containing membrane protein codes for MFDTFQSTLYQRLQTFELDDPSHEFGFTRHLMKNHGWTLAYAQRAIAEYKKFAFLTVVANHQVVPSDQVDQVWHAHILLTQSYWEEFCPKVLGKKLHHHPARGGRAERVEFHHLYTQTIASYRQFFGAPPIDLWSPPDVRFGAELKMQRISLNDHWVIPKRILPLKIAQSWSILAIGVGLMLIYSGAAHGAMPEQATGNTAANLYWTILFGAVILGLSLRYVIQSPSQQPHKPQLDHYQTAYLAGGDSRSVELAITNLVHQGYLRPNVRNRTFAIEKQLAPEAPSLEQQVMKQVHRTPSFKDLRQASQYQTNFLRRSLEQEKLLMTGWAAFMGSSFVWFIPMTLLSSGLGIQSLYVDGAICTAAWLSIGIVTLCCCSSSGRTRWGDRVLGQIQEQHNAYDLTQRFALYGYTALSGGALDDLKQMFAAEAQENTAGGCGCGC; via the coding sequence ATGTTTGATACATTCCAATCCACCCTTTATCAACGGCTACAGACATTTGAGTTGGATGATCCAAGCCATGAATTTGGGTTTACCCGCCATCTGATGAAAAATCATGGCTGGACGCTAGCCTATGCTCAACGGGCGATCGCGGAGTATAAAAAGTTTGCCTTTCTTACCGTCGTTGCCAACCATCAGGTGGTGCCTTCTGATCAGGTAGATCAGGTATGGCATGCCCACATACTCCTGACACAGTCCTACTGGGAAGAGTTTTGCCCAAAGGTGTTAGGGAAAAAACTGCACCATCATCCAGCCCGAGGGGGACGTGCAGAACGCGTAGAATTCCATCATCTTTATACACAAACGATCGCGAGTTATCGACAATTCTTTGGTGCTCCACCTATTGATCTTTGGTCACCGCCAGATGTGCGGTTTGGTGCTGAACTAAAGATGCAGCGGATTAGCTTAAACGATCACTGGGTGATTCCTAAACGTATTCTTCCTCTGAAAATTGCTCAGTCCTGGAGTATTCTAGCGATCGGGGTCGGTCTGATGCTGATTTACAGTGGTGCAGCCCATGGAGCAATGCCAGAGCAAGCAACAGGTAACACTGCTGCTAATCTATATTGGACAATCCTCTTTGGTGCGGTCATCCTGGGACTCAGCTTACGTTACGTGATCCAAAGTCCCAGCCAACAGCCCCATAAACCTCAGCTAGACCATTACCAAACCGCTTATTTAGCGGGAGGAGATTCACGCTCTGTGGAGTTGGCTATTACTAATCTAGTCCATCAGGGCTATTTGCGTCCCAATGTTCGCAATCGGACGTTTGCGATCGAAAAACAGTTAGCGCCTGAAGCACCATCCCTCGAACAGCAAGTAATGAAGCAAGTTCATCGAACACCATCTTTCAAAGATCTACGGCAAGCTAGCCAATATCAAACGAATTTTCTAAGAAGATCACTAGAGCAGGAGAAGCTATTGATGACAGGATGGGCTGCTTTTATGGGATCAAGCTTTGTTTGGTTTATTCCTATGACATTGCTCAGCAGTGGTCTAGGTATTCAATCCTTATATGTAGATGGGGCTATCTGTACAGCGGCATGGTTATCAATTGGTATTGTGACTTTATGCTGTTGTTCTTCTAGTGGGCGCACTCGTTGGGGGGATCGAGTCCTGGGACAGATCCAGGAACAGCACAATGCTTACGACCTGACTCAGCGCTTTGCCTTGTATGGCTATACAGCTCTATCCGGTGGGGCACTGGATGATTTAAAGCAAATGTTTGCAGCAGAAGCGCAAGAAAATACTGCGGGAGGTTGTGGCTGTGGCTGCTAG
- a CDS encoding methyltransferase domain-containing protein yields the protein MSDFAAESWNDRYRNNQDRWDLGCPAPPLINLLASSQALKAGKMAVLGCGKGQDAMLFSTAGFDVIGFDFARTAIEYAQATAQARALTTQFLQRNIFELETAFFQEFDYVLEHNCFCTIDPTLRSRYVEVVKNLLRPEGQLIALFLTRHRSDVPPFSIQPQAILELFAPDFDVILFKAAKDSIVSRRGKEHLGIFQVRAT from the coding sequence ATGAGTGACTTCGCTGCTGAATCCTGGAATGACAGGTATCGAAATAATCAAGATCGGTGGGATCTAGGGTGTCCAGCTCCCCCCTTAATCAATCTACTGGCTTCATCCCAAGCGCTTAAAGCTGGGAAAATGGCCGTTTTGGGATGTGGGAAGGGACAGGATGCGATGTTGTTTTCAACCGCAGGGTTTGACGTTATCGGGTTTGATTTTGCCCGCACTGCGATCGAGTATGCTCAGGCAACGGCCCAAGCACGAGCCCTAACCACTCAGTTTTTACAACGTAATATCTTTGAACTCGAAACAGCGTTTTTCCAGGAGTTTGATTATGTTCTGGAGCACAATTGTTTTTGTACGATCGATCCAACGCTGCGATCGCGCTACGTTGAGGTTGTAAAGAACCTGCTCCGTCCAGAAGGGCAACTGATTGCTCTATTCTTGACTCGCCATCGCTCTGACGTGCCGCCCTTTAGCATTCAACCCCAAGCCATTCTGGAACTGTTCGCCCCTGACTTTGATGTCATTCTGTTCAAAGCAGCAAAAGATTCCATTGTCAGTCGTCGAGGCAAAGAACATTTAGGAATTTTCCAGGTGCGAGCGACCTAG